The Crocosphaera subtropica ATCC 51142 genome includes a window with the following:
- a CDS encoding aspartate aminotransferase family protein: MQVSSKNKSEIQAQALKNLIESHTQKTAKSKQLAQQNRPILADRSALGIKFSPNLKEICYPIIIERSKGPKIWDIDGNEYVDILMGLGINLFGHNPDFIKKAIAQQLEQGIQVGSQTTLAAEVAQLVKDLTGVERVALSNTGTEAIMAAIRIARSVTKRPKIALFTNSYHGHSDQTLVRATLAEYAKKAINRKIVEKTANNNWLNKLTRPLQSQLQNNLNPKAVPAALGIPPSLAKDVLVLEYGNDRSLDIIKAYRQQLAAILVEPVQSRCPELQPQAFLKTLRQVTQEADIALIFDEMVTGFRIHQGGAQAWFGVEADIVTYSKIAGGGLPLSIIAGKAAYLDRIDGGMWQFGDDSSPLVEPTFFAGTYCKHPLSLAAAKATLDHLKTEGLSLQDGLNRKTAKFVTILNSELKARDRPIQFTYFGSFFALDLSQSVISPLALNLLSYYLLRRGVHLRQGDRGGFLSTAHTEDDIKFIIQGFLDSINDLQMGGFLG, translated from the coding sequence ATGCAAGTTAGTTCTAAAAATAAATCAGAGATTCAGGCACAAGCTCTAAAAAACTTAATTGAATCTCATACCCAAAAAACGGCTAAATCAAAACAACTCGCCCAACAAAACCGTCCAATTTTAGCCGATCGCAGTGCCTTGGGCATTAAGTTTTCTCCTAACCTCAAAGAAATCTGTTATCCTATTATTATAGAACGCTCTAAAGGGCCCAAAATTTGGGATATTGACGGCAACGAATACGTTGATATTCTGATGGGATTAGGGATTAATTTATTTGGTCATAATCCCGACTTTATCAAAAAAGCGATCGCTCAACAACTAGAACAAGGTATACAAGTCGGTTCTCAAACCACCTTAGCTGCTGAAGTCGCCCAGTTAGTCAAAGACTTGACAGGTGTGGAACGGGTGGCCTTGAGTAATACAGGAACAGAAGCGATCATGGCGGCCATTCGGATAGCCAGATCAGTCACCAAACGTCCGAAAATAGCCCTATTTACCAACTCCTATCATGGTCATAGCGATCAAACTTTGGTCAGAGCAACCTTGGCTGAATATGCGAAAAAAGCCATAAATCGTAAAATTGTTGAAAAAACAGCCAATAATAACTGGTTAAACAAGCTAACTCGTCCCCTACAAAGCCAACTGCAAAACAACCTTAACCCCAAAGCGGTTCCGGCTGCCTTGGGTATTCCCCCCAGTCTAGCCAAGGATGTCTTGGTGCTAGAATACGGTAACGATCGCTCCCTAGACATCATTAAAGCCTACCGCCAGCAACTGGCCGCCATTTTAGTCGAACCCGTTCAAAGTCGATGTCCAGAGTTGCAACCCCAAGCTTTTCTCAAAACCTTACGGCAAGTGACCCAAGAAGCAGATATTGCCCTTATTTTTGATGAAATGGTGACTGGGTTTCGTATTCATCAGGGAGGCGCACAAGCATGGTTTGGGGTAGAAGCTGATATTGTCACCTATAGTAAGATTGCGGGTGGAGGGTTACCTTTATCTATTATTGCAGGGAAAGCAGCTTATTTAGACCGTATTGATGGGGGAATGTGGCAGTTTGGGGATGACTCATCTCCCCTTGTTGAACCCACCTTTTTTGCAGGAACCTATTGTAAACATCCCCTCTCCTTAGCTGCGGCCAAAGCAACTTTAGATCATCTCAAAACTGAGGGGCTTAGCCTTCAAGACGGACTTAACCGCAAAACAGCGAAATTCGTTACTATTTTAAACAGTGAACTGAAAGCTAGAGATAGGCCCATACAATTCACTTATTTTGGCTCATTTTTCGCCTTGGATCTTTCTCAAAGTGTTATTTCACCCTTAGCCCTCAACTTACTGTCCTATTATTTACTCCGTCGAGGGGTGCATTTACGGCAAGGTGATCGGGGTGGCTTTTTATCCACAGCCCATACTGAGGATGATATTAAGTTTATCATCCAGGGCTTTTTAGACAGTATCAATGACTTACAAATGGGAGGATTTTTAGGTTAA
- a CDS encoding class I SAM-dependent DNA methyltransferase, which translates to MLTEDRYTEYDTWAWLYNETMGPEYGKNQEKPIETLLLSRLGEEATLLDLCCGTGHLTQQLLEKGYQVTGFDGSEGMLAYARQNAPNGRFLVGDARGFNLPNEFDGVVSSSASLNHILSLEDLKKVFENVYIALRNNGLFLFDMNHPEQMKKWWKGKIVEGEIADEYAWMLVPNYNAEDKTGNFAITLFQAPNSQYFSLWSVLKYPFKQLLYKLLNLRLLTRFRLKLLANFSTWEKEWQRSQMVYQVRGYDVEEIKMLLESVGFVDVEIRIIDGSCNLDSNHSAYFICRKPST; encoded by the coding sequence ATGCTTACTGAAGACCGCTATACTGAATACGATACTTGGGCCTGGCTTTATAACGAAACGATGGGGCCTGAGTATGGTAAAAATCAAGAAAAGCCGATAGAAACCCTGTTACTGTCTCGCCTAGGAGAAGAGGCCACACTGCTGGATCTCTGTTGTGGAACGGGGCATTTAACTCAACAATTACTAGAAAAAGGGTATCAAGTTACGGGATTTGATGGCTCTGAGGGAATGTTAGCTTATGCGAGACAAAATGCCCCAAACGGTAGGTTTTTGGTCGGAGATGCCCGTGGGTTCAATTTGCCGAATGAGTTTGATGGGGTTGTTTCAAGCAGTGCTTCTCTCAATCATATTTTAAGTCTAGAAGATTTAAAAAAGGTCTTCGAGAATGTTTATATAGCTTTGCGAAACAATGGGTTATTCTTATTTGATATGAATCATCCCGAACAGATGAAAAAATGGTGGAAAGGTAAAATTGTTGAGGGAGAAATTGCTGATGAGTATGCTTGGATGTTAGTTCCTAATTATAATGCTGAAGATAAGACAGGGAATTTTGCCATTACCCTTTTCCAAGCTCCCAATAGTCAATATTTTTCTTTATGGTCTGTGTTGAAATATCCTTTTAAGCAACTTTTATATAAACTTTTAAACTTAAGGCTATTGACTCGATTTCGGTTAAAATTATTAGCCAATTTTTCAACATGGGAAAAAGAATGGCAGCGATCGCAAATGGTTTATCAAGTAAGAGGATATGATGTAGAAGAGATTAAAATGCTTTTAGAATCAGTAGGTTTTGTTGACGTAGAGATCCGAATTATTGACGGAAGTTGTAACTTAGATAGTAATCATTCCGCTTATTTTATCTGTCGTAAACCAAGTACATAA